A part of Flavobacteriaceae bacterium GSB9 genomic DNA contains:
- a CDS encoding septum formation initiator family protein has product MNLKKNKYLKPFRNIFLLILAVFCVWMLFFDANSWLIHHELNTEIEDLENEKEYYKKEIEKDKAALKKLSTEEGLEKFAREEYYMKRDNEEIYIIEYEDSLKTKDDE; this is encoded by the coding sequence ATGAACCTCAAAAAAAATAAGTATTTAAAACCATTTAGAAATATATTCCTCCTGATTTTGGCAGTATTCTGTGTTTGGATGCTATTTTTTGATGCCAATTCTTGGTTAATACACCACGAACTGAACACAGAAATTGAAGATTTGGAAAACGAAAAAGAATATTACAAAAAGGAAATAGAAAAAGACAAAGCTGCTTTAAAAAAGCTAAGTACAGAAGAAGGCCTGGAAAAATTTGCCCGCGAAGAATATTACATGAAACGTGATAACGAAGAAATTTATATTATTGAATACGAAGACAGTTTAAAAACCAAAGACGATGAGTAA
- a CDS encoding methylmalonyl-CoA mutase subunit beta has protein sequence MSKSLFSEFNEVSAKQWKQKIQFDLQGANYNDALVWKSNQGIDVKPFYHADDFKTCPEPSNTEASKWKISQSIYVADVEKSNLNAIDAIERGAENINFIIPSENFALESLLKNIDIKHVSLNIQPLFLSETFVEKILDYSEKAQITVNTDIIGNLAKTGNFFKNLNDDFIQFNPIIKSTKTINVNLSLYQNAGATMVQQIAYGLAHTNEYLNHFENQNKSVLQDLKMIFNVSVGTNYFFEIAKLRALRKLWRTLAAEYQAPLNCYIYTTPTKRNKTLYDYNTNMLRTTTECMSAILGGSNIICNLPYDVIYHKTNAFAERIARNQLLILKHESYFNAVDNPSDGSYYIEKLTEQLAEKALSLFKDIENQGGFLKQLKNGTIQRKIKESALKEQEQFNKKEKVLVGTNSFINPDDRMKKELELFPFVKVNPRKTLIEPIIEKRLAEPLEQKRLKNEN, from the coding sequence ATGAGTAAATCGCTATTTAGCGAATTTAACGAAGTTTCTGCCAAACAGTGGAAGCAAAAAATACAGTTCGACTTACAAGGCGCTAACTATAACGATGCGCTTGTATGGAAGTCGAACCAGGGTATTGATGTTAAACCTTTTTACCATGCCGACGATTTTAAAACGTGTCCAGAACCTTCAAACACTGAAGCCTCTAAATGGAAAATTTCACAATCTATTTATGTGGCCGATGTTGAAAAATCGAATTTAAACGCTATCGATGCCATTGAGCGTGGAGCAGAAAATATCAATTTTATAATTCCTTCTGAAAATTTTGCTCTTGAAAGCTTGCTTAAAAACATCGATATAAAACATGTTTCGCTTAATATTCAACCGCTATTTCTTTCAGAAACATTCGTAGAAAAGATTTTAGACTATTCCGAAAAAGCACAAATCACGGTAAACACCGACATTATTGGAAATCTGGCAAAAACAGGGAATTTTTTTAAAAATTTAAACGACGACTTCATCCAATTCAATCCCATAATTAAATCCACAAAAACCATAAACGTTAACCTATCGCTTTACCAAAATGCAGGAGCAACCATGGTACAGCAAATCGCTTATGGCCTGGCCCACACCAACGAATATTTAAATCATTTTGAAAACCAAAACAAAAGTGTGTTACAGGATTTAAAAATGATTTTTAATGTTTCGGTGGGAACTAATTATTTTTTTGAGATTGCAAAATTGAGAGCCTTACGAAAGCTTTGGCGAACCTTAGCTGCAGAATATCAAGCTCCCCTAAATTGCTACATTTACACCACACCAACAAAACGCAACAAAACGCTTTACGATTACAACACCAACATGCTGCGAACTACTACCGAATGCATGAGTGCCATACTTGGTGGATCTAACATCATTTGTAATTTGCCCTATGATGTCATTTACCACAAAACAAATGCCTTTGCCGAGCGTATTGCAAGAAATCAATTGTTGATATTAAAGCACGAAAGTTATTTTAACGCCGTAGACAACCCTTCAGATGGTTCGTACTATATAGAAAAGCTAACCGAGCAACTGGCGGAAAAAGCTTTAAGCCTTTTTAAAGATATAGAAAATCAAGGTGGTTTTTTAAAACAACTAAAAAATGGTACTATCCAACGAAAAATAAAAGAAAGTGCTCTAAAAGAACAAGAACAGTTCAACAAAAAAGAAAAGGTTTTAGTAGGCACCAACAGCTTTATAAACCCAGATGATCGAATGAAAAAAGAACTCGAACTTTTTCCTTTTGTAAAAGTAAACCCAAGAAAAACATTAATTGAACCCATAATAGAAAAACGATTAGCAGAACCATTAGAACAAAAACGATTAAAAAATGAAAATTAA
- the scpA gene encoding methylmalonyl-CoA mutase encodes MRKNVQHITLKSEYTDSKAVANKTIISAEGIAIKSAYSKEDIEHLHHLNFVAGIAPNLRGPYSTMYVRRPWTIRQYAGFSTAKESNAFYKRNLEAGQKGLSVAFDLPTHRGYDSDHERVLGDVGKAGVAIDTVEDMKVLFNDIPLEKMSVSMTMNGAVLPIMAFYIVAAEEQSVKPEQLAGTIQNDILKEFMVRNTYIYPPKPSMKIISDIFEYTSKHMPKFNSISISGYHMQEAGATCDIELAYTLADGLEYIRTGLKAGLDIDSFAPRLSFFWGIGMNHFMEIAKMRAARMLWAKLVKQFNPKNEKSLSLRTHCQTSGWSLTEQDPFNNVARTTIEAAAAVFGGTQSLHTNALDEAIALPTDFSARIARNTQILLREETKITKTVDPWAGSYYVEKLTHDIAQKAWQLIEEIEQLGGMTKAIEAGIPKLRIEEAAAKKQARIDSGKDYIIGVNKYLISEESPLSILEVDNKKVRNQQIENLKRIKAARHPEKVKEALEKLTIAAQDGKENLLALAVDAARARATLGEISQALETIYGRYRAQTKSFYGVYSKEIKDDQSFKKAQELADIFAEQDGRRPRIMIAKMGQDGHDRGAKVVATGYADVGFDVDIGPLFQTPKEVAKQAVENDVHILGVSSQAAGHKTLVPQVIEALKTYDRDDILVIVGGVIPKQDYQFLFDAGVTAIFGPGTKISDTAIKVLEILMD; translated from the coding sequence TTGAGAAAAAACGTTCAACATATCACTCTTAAATCTGAATATACAGATAGCAAAGCAGTCGCCAATAAAACAATTATATCTGCTGAAGGTATTGCTATAAAATCGGCGTATTCCAAGGAGGATATTGAACATTTACACCATTTAAATTTTGTTGCTGGTATAGCTCCCAACCTTCGTGGGCCATACAGCACAATGTACGTTCGCAGGCCCTGGACCATAAGACAGTATGCTGGGTTTTCAACAGCAAAAGAGAGCAATGCTTTTTATAAAAGGAATTTAGAAGCGGGACAAAAAGGCCTTTCGGTAGCCTTCGATTTACCGACGCACCGCGGTTACGACAGCGACCACGAACGCGTGTTAGGTGACGTAGGAAAGGCCGGTGTCGCCATAGACACTGTTGAAGACATGAAAGTCCTTTTCAACGACATCCCTTTGGAAAAAATGAGTGTTTCCATGACCATGAACGGTGCCGTTTTGCCTATCATGGCTTTTTATATTGTGGCTGCCGAAGAGCAGAGCGTCAAACCAGAACAATTGGCCGGTACTATTCAAAACGATATTTTAAAAGAGTTCATGGTACGTAACACTTACATTTATCCGCCCAAGCCGTCCATGAAAATCATATCGGATATTTTTGAGTACACGAGTAAACATATGCCCAAGTTCAACAGTATTAGCATTTCTGGTTACCACATGCAAGAAGCTGGTGCCACCTGCGATATAGAATTGGCCTACACCCTCGCCGATGGGCTGGAATATATCAGAACAGGCCTTAAGGCTGGTTTAGATATTGATAGTTTTGCACCGCGTCTGTCATTTTTTTGGGGTATTGGCATGAATCATTTTATGGAAATCGCCAAAATGAGGGCAGCCAGAATGCTATGGGCCAAACTGGTTAAACAGTTTAACCCTAAAAACGAAAAATCTTTATCTTTGCGTACCCATTGTCAAACCTCTGGTTGGAGTTTAACCGAGCAGGACCCTTTTAACAATGTCGCCCGAACCACAATTGAAGCAGCTGCGGCGGTTTTTGGTGGCACCCAAAGCTTGCATACCAATGCATTAGATGAAGCCATAGCACTGCCCACCGATTTTTCGGCAAGAATTGCCCGCAATACCCAAATATTATTACGGGAAGAAACGAAAATCACCAAAACGGTCGACCCTTGGGCCGGAAGCTATTATGTTGAAAAATTAACCCATGACATTGCGCAAAAAGCATGGCAACTTATTGAAGAAATTGAACAACTTGGCGGTATGACCAAAGCCATTGAAGCTGGCATACCAAAGCTTAGGATTGAAGAAGCCGCTGCCAAAAAACAAGCTCGTATAGACTCTGGGAAAGACTATATTATTGGTGTAAACAAATACCTAATTAGCGAAGAATCACCACTATCTATTCTTGAAGTAGACAACAAAAAGGTTAGAAATCAACAGATCGAAAACCTAAAAAGAATAAAAGCCGCACGACATCCAGAAAAAGTAAAGGAAGCTCTGGAAAAATTAACCATTGCAGCCCAAGATGGTAAAGAAAATTTATTAGCTTTAGCTGTTGATGCCGCTAGAGCGCGTGCAACACTTGGCGAAATAAGCCAAGCTCTAGAAACTATATATGGTAGATACCGAGCGCAAACAAAATCATTTTATGGTGTGTACAGTAAAGAAATAAAAGACGATCAAAGTTTTAAAAAAGCTCAAGAATTAGCCGATATTTTTGCAGAACAAGATGGGCGACGACCACGCATAATGATTGCAAAAATGGGGCAAGACGGGCACGATCGTGGCGCAAAAGTTGTGGCTACCGGCTATGCCGATGTAGGTTTTGATGTTGATATTGGCCCTCTATTTCAAACCCCAAAAGAAGTAGCCAAACAAGCCGTTGAAAACGATGTTCATATTTTAGGGGTTTCATCCCAGGCTGCAGGCCACAAAACACTTGTACCACAAGTTATTGAAGCATTAAAAACCTATGACAGAGATGACATATTGGTAATTGTTGGCGGTGTAATTCCAAAACAAGATTATCAATTTTTATTTGATGCTGGCGTTACTGCTATTTTTGGCCCAGGAACAAAAATCAGTGACACTGCTATTAAGGTTCTTGAAATTTTAATGGATTAA
- a CDS encoding AAA family ATPase: protein MGKIIAIANQKGGVGKTTTSVNLAASLGVLEKKVLLIDADPQANATSGIGIDVESVEIGTYQLLEHSNMAKDAIVKTETPNLDIIPAHIDLVAIEIELVDKDEREYMLKKALDPIKDDYDYILIDCAPSLGLLTLNALTASNAVIIPIQCEYFALEGLGKLLNTIKSVQKIHNAELDIEGLLLTMYDSRLRLSNQVVEEVQKHFNDMVFQTIIQRNVRLSEAPSYGESIIDYDASSKGANNYLSLAKEIINKNS from the coding sequence ATGGGTAAAATCATTGCTATTGCTAATCAAAAAGGGGGCGTAGGTAAAACTACCACTTCTGTTAATTTAGCGGCCTCACTAGGTGTTCTTGAGAAAAAAGTATTGTTAATTGATGCCGACCCCCAAGCCAATGCAACTTCTGGAATTGGTATTGACGTAGAGTCTGTTGAAATTGGCACATATCAGCTTTTAGAACATTCCAACATGGCCAAAGACGCCATCGTTAAAACAGAAACACCAAATTTGGATATCATTCCTGCGCATATAGACTTAGTTGCTATTGAAATTGAGCTTGTTGATAAAGATGAACGCGAGTACATGTTAAAAAAAGCACTCGACCCCATCAAGGACGATTATGATTATATTTTGATAGATTGTGCACCATCATTAGGTTTGTTAACGTTAAATGCACTTACGGCTTCAAATGCGGTAATTATCCCTATTCAATGTGAATATTTTGCTTTGGAAGGTTTAGGCAAACTGTTGAATACTATTAAAAGTGTTCAAAAAATACACAATGCTGAATTGGATATTGAAGGACTGCTCTTAACCATGTACGATTCGCGCTTACGCTTATCAAACCAAGTGGTTGAGGAAGTGCAAAAGCATTTTAACGATATGGTATTCCAAACCATAATTCAAAGAAACGTGCGTTTAAGCGAAGCACCAAGCTACGGAGAAAGCATTATAGATTATGATGCCAGTAGCAAGGGTGCCAACAATTATTTAAGTTTGGCAAAAGAAATTATCAATAAAAACTCCTAA
- a CDS encoding ParB/RepB/Spo0J family partition protein translates to MAKATKKQALGRGLSALLKDPNNDIQSAQDTNADKVIGNIVELDLDFIEVNPFQPRTNFSEESLRELASSVKELGIIQPITVRKVEHNKYQLVSGERRFRASKLLGLETIPAYVRIANDQESLEMALVENIQRQDLDPIEIALSYQRLIDEINLTQEQMSERVGKKRSTITNYLRLLKLDPIIQTGMRDGFISMGHGRALIAVEDQSIQLDIYEKILSNKLSVRETENLIRNYNASKTIEVPSKKPEKEDIPKFVKKGITAFSEYFGHKIDVKVSKNGKGKITIPFHSEEDFNRIKKLVQGDSK, encoded by the coding sequence ATGGCTAAGGCAACTAAAAAACAGGCTTTGGGTAGAGGTTTGTCGGCGCTATTAAAAGACCCGAACAACGATATACAATCGGCACAAGACACTAATGCCGACAAGGTTATTGGAAATATAGTTGAGCTAGATTTAGATTTTATTGAAGTCAATCCCTTTCAGCCACGAACCAATTTTAGTGAAGAATCGCTTCGCGAATTAGCGTCTTCAGTTAAAGAATTAGGTATTATCCAGCCCATTACGGTTAGAAAAGTGGAGCACAACAAATACCAGTTGGTTTCTGGTGAGCGCCGTTTTAGGGCTTCAAAATTATTGGGCCTTGAAACCATACCGGCGTATGTAAGGATTGCAAATGACCAAGAATCGTTGGAAATGGCCTTGGTTGAAAACATTCAGCGCCAGGATTTAGACCCAATTGAAATCGCCTTGTCTTACCAGCGATTAATTGATGAAATCAACTTGACGCAAGAACAAATGAGTGAACGTGTAGGTAAAAAACGCTCTACCATTACCAACTATCTACGTTTGTTAAAGCTAGATCCTATTATACAGACAGGCATGCGCGATGGTTTTATCTCTATGGGGCACGGTCGTGCATTGATAGCGGTAGAAGACCAAAGTATTCAATTGGATATTTACGAAAAAATACTTTCAAATAAACTTTCGGTTAGAGAAACCGAAAACTTAATAAGAAATTATAATGCCTCTAAAACCATTGAGGTACCTTCTAAAAAACCAGAAAAAGAAGATATACCAAAATTTGTAAAAAAAGGTATTACAGCATTTTCTGAATACTTTGGACATAAAATTGACGTTAAAGTTTCTAAAAATGGAAAAGGAAAAATAACCATTCCGTTTCATTCTGAAGAAGACTTTAACCGCATTAAAAAACTCGTTCAAGGTGATTCCAAATAA
- a CDS encoding DUF5683 domain-containing protein, producing MAQDNPTNQEPLPDPIVAIDSVAKVRERINPLAPAKAAFLSAILPGLGQAYNKKYWKIPIVYGAIGTGVYFYINNNKEYNRYRDAYKSRLAGFETDEFYFDSQGKKLATPRISTNRLEDAQKFYRRNKEISLLVTFGLYALNIIDANVDAHLMQYNVDENLSLAPHYKFNEMDATSNLGLTLNFKF from the coding sequence ATGGCTCAAGATAACCCCACCAACCAAGAACCACTACCCGACCCTATTGTTGCCATCGATTCCGTTGCCAAAGTTCGCGAGCGTATTAATCCATTAGCACCTGCAAAAGCAGCGTTTCTATCGGCTATTTTACCTGGTTTGGGACAAGCCTATAACAAAAAATATTGGAAAATCCCTATTGTTTACGGCGCTATTGGAACGGGCGTATACTTCTACATAAACAACAATAAAGAGTATAACCGATACCGCGATGCGTACAAAAGTCGGTTAGCCGGTTTTGAAACCGATGAGTTTTATTTTGATAGCCAAGGCAAAAAATTAGCTACGCCCAGAATTAGCACCAATAGGCTAGAAGATGCTCAAAAATTTTATCGAAGAAACAAGGAAATTTCATTATTGGTCACCTTTGGACTTTATGCTTTAAATATTATCGATGCCAATGTTGATGCACATTTAATGCAATATAATGTAGATGAAAACCTATCTTTGGCACCACATTATAAATTTAACGAAATGGATGCCACAAGCAATTTGGGGCTTACCCTGAATTTTAAGTTTTAA
- the dapB gene encoding 4-hydroxy-tetrahydrodipicolinate reductase, which translates to MKIALLGYGKMGKTIEQIALKRGHDVVLTIDKDDHDYDITKADVAIDFSIPNVAFNNISNCLNNGVPVISGTTGWLDKYDDAVALCKEKNGAFIYASNYSLGVNIFFELNKTLAKMMSALKQYNISMEEIHHTQKLDAPSGTAISLAEDIIANHGSYKNWKLDESDTNTISIVAKRIEDVPGTHTVTYQSEVDTITIEHEAHNRQGFALGAVIAAEWITGRSGVFTMNDVLGL; encoded by the coding sequence ATGAAAATAGCATTACTTGGATACGGAAAGATGGGAAAAACCATAGAGCAAATTGCTTTAAAACGTGGGCACGATGTGGTATTAACCATTGACAAAGATGATCATGATTACGACATAACCAAAGCCGATGTAGCTATCGATTTCAGCATCCCAAACGTCGCTTTTAACAATATTTCAAACTGCTTAAACAATGGCGTTCCCGTAATTTCGGGCACAACAGGCTGGCTTGACAAATATGACGACGCTGTAGCGCTTTGTAAAGAAAAAAATGGAGCCTTTATTTACGCTTCAAATTACAGTTTGGGAGTAAACATATTTTTTGAGCTCAACAAAACTTTGGCCAAGATGATGAGTGCCTTAAAGCAGTATAATATTTCGATGGAAGAAATCCACCACACCCAAAAATTGGATGCACCTAGTGGAACAGCCATATCATTGGCCGAAGATATTATTGCCAACCACGGAAGCTATAAAAACTGGAAATTGGACGAAAGCGATACCAACACGATTTCTATAGTAGCAAAACGTATTGAAGATGTTCCCGGAACGCACACCGTAACTTACCAAAGTGAGGTGGATACCATTACTATAGAACACGAAGCCCATAACAGGCAAGGTTTTGCTTTAGGCGCCGTTATTGCTGCCGAATGGATTACAGGAAGATCAGGCGTGTTCACCATGAACGACGTGCTTGGACTTTAA
- a CDS encoding four helix bundle protein codes for MINDLKSRTKTFAHDCVKLAISLPNTFLGNHIKGQLIRCSTSVAANYRATRLAQSKKSFISKISIVIEEVDESHFWIDFLVDEKNLSKDNCKSLLNEANQLTRIFISSRKTANLNSKN; via the coding sequence ATGATTAATGACCTCAAATCAAGAACGAAAACGTTTGCCCATGATTGTGTTAAATTAGCCATATCGTTGCCAAACACTTTTCTTGGAAACCATATAAAGGGTCAATTAATAAGATGTAGCACTTCTGTTGCAGCTAATTATAGAGCTACACGTCTTGCGCAATCAAAAAAAAGCTTCATATCAAAAATAAGCATAGTTATTGAAGAAGTAGATGAAAGTCATTTTTGGATTGATTTTCTAGTTGATGAAAAAAATTTATCAAAAGATAACTGTAAATCTTTGTTAAATGAAGCAAATCAATTAACAAGAATTTTCATTTCATCAAGAAAAACTGCAAATTTGAATTCAAAAAATTAA
- the lepB gene encoding signal peptidase I — translation MTWTQWFIFILVIQVIHGLGTWKLYVKASRQAWEAFIPVYNAVVLMKIINRPWWWTLLLFLPIVNLIMFPVIWVETARSFGKNTSLDTLLAVITLGFYNYYLNYAADVNYIEDRSLQPKSSTGEWTSSILFAIVAATIVHTYFIQPFTIPSSSLEKSLLVGDFLFVSKFHYGARVPMTTVAAPMVHDTIPIIGKKSYLFDDSKGSKSWKNKLQLPYLRLPGFEDIERNDIVVFNQPADTLLDMNDFHPDRNYYKPIDKKTNLVKRCVGIAGDTLEVRDGFVYINGKKNELPDRAHLQFSYYVQPKTNRFNPSVVKKLYDITDGFGIINNQNTYYFSAISDEALAKFKNNPNVVSITPNIKEKGVRDPNIFPHHPDYNWNVDQFGPLYIPEAGKTININIENLPLYKRVITEYEGNTLQVKGNQVLINGKVTDQYTFKQNYYWMMGDNRHNSIDARAWGFVPFDHVVGKPVFIWMSWDGFPNGRWERFFTTVSGKGKATSYLIPFLVLLFGWIVFNKIRKRKKANN, via the coding sequence ATGACGTGGACACAGTGGTTTATTTTCATTTTAGTAATACAAGTTATTCATGGTTTAGGTACATGGAAGCTTTATGTTAAAGCCAGTCGACAAGCCTGGGAAGCTTTTATACCGGTTTACAATGCCGTAGTTTTAATGAAAATTATTAATCGCCCTTGGTGGTGGACGCTACTATTGTTTTTGCCCATCGTTAATTTGATTATGTTTCCCGTAATTTGGGTAGAAACCGCCAGAAGCTTTGGAAAAAACACCTCTTTAGACACATTACTGGCCGTTATCACTTTAGGCTTCTATAATTACTATTTGAATTATGCTGCCGATGTAAACTATATTGAAGATCGCAGTTTGCAGCCTAAATCGAGTACTGGCGAATGGACCAGTTCGATACTTTTCGCTATTGTGGCGGCAACTATTGTGCATACCTATTTTATTCAACCGTTTACCATTCCATCGTCTTCTTTGGAAAAATCGTTATTAGTGGGCGACTTTCTGTTTGTTAGTAAATTTCATTACGGAGCAAGAGTTCCAATGACCACCGTTGCCGCCCCCATGGTGCATGATACAATTCCTATTATTGGAAAAAAATCATATTTGTTTGATGACTCTAAAGGCAGTAAATCTTGGAAAAACAAACTTCAATTGCCCTATTTACGATTGCCCGGTTTTGAAGATATTGAACGTAACGACATTGTGGTGTTCAACCAGCCGGCCGATACACTGCTGGACATGAACGATTTTCACCCCGACAGGAACTATTACAAGCCTATCGACAAAAAAACCAACCTCGTAAAACGTTGTGTAGGTATTGCTGGTGACACTTTAGAGGTACGAGATGGTTTTGTATATATTAATGGCAAGAAAAACGAATTGCCCGATAGAGCACACTTGCAGTTTAGTTACTACGTACAGCCAAAAACCAATAGGTTTAACCCAAGTGTAGTGAAAAAACTTTACGACATTACCGATGGCTTTGGCATTATTAATAACCAAAACACTTACTACTTTTCTGCTATTTCAGATGAAGCATTGGCTAAATTTAAAAATAATCCCAATGTTGTTAGTATAACACCAAACATAAAAGAAAAAGGTGTTCGCGACCCAAATATTTTTCCACACCACCCCGATTACAATTGGAATGTAGACCAATTTGGCCCGCTATACATTCCAGAAGCAGGTAAAACCATCAATATCAATATTGAGAATTTACCGCTTTACAAACGAGTTATCACAGAATACGAAGGCAACACATTGCAAGTAAAAGGCAATCAAGTTTTAATAAACGGCAAGGTAACCGACCAATATACCTTTAAGCAAAATTACTATTGGATGATGGGCGATAACCGCCACAACTCGATAGATGCCAGAGCTTGGGGCTTTGTACCGTTTGACCATGTTGTTGGGAAACCCGTATTTATCTGGATGAGTTGGGATGGCTTCCCCAATGGAAGATGGGAACGTTTCTTTACCACCGTTAGCGGCAAGGGCAAAGCCACTTCGTATTTAATTCCATTTTTAGTTTTACTATTTGGATGGATTGTATTTAACAAAATAAGAAAACGCAAGAAGGCAAATAATTAG
- a CDS encoding WbqC family protein, giving the protein MKVILHPTYFPNIAHFVAMAQAKEVVFEMEDNFVKQTYRNRTYIYGANGKLALNIPVVHSQKNRQKYRDVKIFNEENWQSQHWKSLLSAYRTSPFFEFYEDELQPLFTQKAEYILDFNLKCIETICDCLQLDLNSSKTNIFEKTVKNKTDARILANAKKEVLQNFERYTQVFCNKHGFISNLSILDLLFNEGPNALNYLESQQLNLP; this is encoded by the coding sequence ATGAAGGTAATACTGCATCCCACATACTTCCCTAACATAGCCCATTTTGTGGCTATGGCCCAGGCTAAGGAGGTTGTTTTTGAAATGGAAGATAATTTCGTAAAACAAACCTACCGAAACCGCACTTACATTTACGGTGCTAACGGAAAGTTGGCTTTAAATATTCCGGTGGTACATTCGCAAAAAAACAGGCAAAAGTACCGAGATGTTAAGATTTTCAATGAAGAAAATTGGCAAAGCCAGCATTGGAAATCGTTGCTTTCTGCATACAGAACGTCTCCATTTTTTGAATTTTACGAAGATGAACTTCAGCCCTTGTTTACGCAAAAAGCTGAATATATTTTAGATTTTAACCTAAAATGTATCGAGACCATTTGCGATTGTTTGCAGTTGGATTTAAATAGTTCAAAAACCAACATTTTTGAAAAAACGGTTAAAAACAAAACCGATGCACGTATTTTGGCAAATGCAAAAAAAGAAGTTTTACAAAATTTTGAACGCTACACGCAGGTATTTTGTAACAAACATGGCTTTATTTCCAATTTGAGTATTTTGGATTTACTTTTTAACGAGGGGCCAAACGCACTTAACTATTTAGAGTCGCAACAATTAAATTTACCTTAA
- a CDS encoding DUF6122 family protein: protein MFQTLAHYGCHILLPLAVALIWYRPQWGMAFLIMFAGMLIDLDHLLANPIFVPNRCSINFHPLHTYYAMVVYVALLFPKKTRLIGLGLVIHIISDYVDCAFM from the coding sequence ATGTTTCAAACGTTAGCCCATTACGGCTGCCATATTCTACTTCCTTTAGCTGTAGCCTTAATTTGGTATAGGCCACAATGGGGTATGGCTTTTTTAATAATGTTTGCAGGCATGTTAATTGATTTGGACCACCTGTTGGCCAACCCAATTTTCGTCCCCAATCGTTGTAGTATAAATTTCCACCCGCTACATACGTATTACGCTATGGTCGTTTATGTGGCTCTATTATTTCCAAAGAAAACGCGCTTAATTGGATTAGGCTTAGTCATACACATAATTTCAGATTATGTGGATTGTGCCTTTATGTAA